The sequence below is a genomic window from Piliocolobus tephrosceles isolate RC106 chromosome 8, ASM277652v3, whole genome shotgun sequence.
AAAACAATACTATAGTTTTAAAGTTTCTAGAACCTTTCTAGCTCATGAACATTTTCTTCACTCCTTAGCTCCAGACTCAAAGGGGTAGGGGGCTGGTGTAGAATACACCAAGTTGGAAAACCACGTAGCTGCAAGTTGTAAACCACAGAAATCCTAGACATGCTAGAGACACTTCTCTGTCTTTCGTATTTACTATCACTAAAGGAATGAAAAACTTCCCCTACCACCGATTTTCTCTCCAGGGAAGTTGGAGCAGAAGCCAGTGTAGCTcgaaagaaagattaaaaaaaaaggaaaagaacgaTTTCCTGAAACAAACTGGCAAGGCCCTTGGCAAATAGGAGGAAATGAAGAATTAGGAAAATCTGTGTATGGGTGGCAGTGTACTGGTTAAAATCACGAGGGCTCGAAAACAGAACGTAGGGCTCTGCCACTCTTTAGGGTAATCTTCCGAAAGTTACtcaacttctctaagcctcagttcgCTCATATGCAAAATAGGGGTAACAATAGTACCACAGAGAGGATTAGACAAAATAATCCACGTAAAGGGAATATTAGTACCATGCCTGCCATACAGTAAGTGCTCGGCAAACGCTGGCTATTATTACCTGGGGGTGGGTCTGCTGCTGCCCTGGGGAGTAGCCGAATTGCTGCTGGGACCCCGCGGGGGACCTGGAGTAGGAGCCAGGGTAGCCGCCAGGGGACGGAGACCCGAACCGGCCCCCCGGGAAGCTGCCGCCGTGTCGCGGAGAATGACTGCTCCCGTAAGGCCTAGACCGGGGCCCGTACGGCGGCGTGTGGTGCGGACTCCCGTAACCGTCTCGAGGGGAGGGCGGCCGTGGTCCGCCCCCGCCCGGGGTACCCCGGAAGCTGCTTCCGCTACCCCAACCTCCTCCACCCGAACCAGGGTAAGGCGGAGTCGGGGGCCGAAAATTCTGTCGCTGCATATCAGGAGCCAAAGCCGAAAACCTCGCAGCGGCGTTCTCCCACCGGAACTGTATCGACCGGCCCTCCACAGAGAACTGCTAGTCCTTCACCAAAACAGTCCTCCGACCGCAGCCATCATACGGCACATCGGTTCCGGCGTCACAAAGGTTCCGCCAGGGGCGGCGGGATTACCTAAATTACTGACTTGGCGAGAGACTCAGTGGATTTAagtgaaaggaggaagaaaaggagacagGAAATGATGGACACCCGAACCCAGCAAGAACCTTTCCTGTCTGGGTGACCTTGGTCTGACAGACGAGAAGCTGGTCCGGCGGGCCACTGGTACTGGGAGTGCTCCACCCCGCCCGGCGGGGGCGGAGTCTGCGGCGTCCGTGGGCGCCCCCAAGTGGCGGCGGGTGGCGCCGCACGGAGTTCGCTGCTTGGACCGGGACCGATGCCATCTGAGACGCACGCGATGCTGGCGACGCTGGCGAGGGTGGCAGCTCTGCGCAGAACCTGCCTCTTCTCCGGCCGGGGCGGCGGGAGGGGGCTGTGGACTGGCCGCCCGCAGTCAGGTACCCTCCGAGATTCGGTCTGGGCGGCTAAAGGGACCCCTGCCCCAGCTTGCCCCCTGGGGCGCCCTGAGGAGAGCGATCGGGGTCTGAAGTCTCTGCTGACTCCGCAGCCCATCCGGTGGCTTTGCTCGCCTCCCTGCAACCCAGCTCCGTGGGCCTGCGGCCGGCCTGCCCCGCTCTGGCCGACCCAGGGTCGCCTCTGCCCCGCGCGTTGCTGTGACCGAGGGCTCGGTGTGCGGCGGGGTCCGGCTCCTGCGCGTCACGCGGCTCGCGTTTGAGGCCTCTTTACTCCTATCCTTTCGTCCGCCAAATTTAAGTAACTTCGAAAATGCACACGCAGCCACATTTCAGAAAAGACTTTAGCCCGCTGATTTGCATAACTTGACACTTCATGTACAATAAAATACGCCTTTGTACAGTTACCTGTCGCAGAATTTTATTTAGAGGATGAAATTTAGCTTTACTACAGTGTTATAGAACTTTCTTTACTCCTTCTGAATTTGGGAATGGTAATCCACTatgaagctttttcttttttcttttttttttttttttgagacggagtctcgctctgtcgcccaggctggagcttgCAGCTGCCAccttttatgagacggagtc
It includes:
- the MPLKIP gene encoding M-phase-specific PLK1-interacting protein, with product MQRQNFRPPTPPYPGSGGGGWGSGSSFRGTPGGGGPRPPSPRDGYGSPHHTPPYGPRSRPYGSSHSPRHGGSFPGGRFGSPSPGGYPGSYSRSPAGSQQQFGYSPGQQQTHPQGSPRTSTPFGSGRVREKRMSNELENYFKPSMLEDPWAGLEPVSVVDISQQYSNTQTFTGKKGRYFC